ACCGTGCTCGAGCCATCGATGCGAATCGCGCCCTGCTTGCGCTTGCTACAGCCGGCAACGAGCACCCCGCCTGCCACCACGGCCATCGCGATCACTGCTGTTAAGACGCGGCTAGCGGCGTACACAAGCGCCACACTAGGCCTCATTTGTGACAACCGTGTGGCAATTGTAAGTAATTGTAATATATGGCTTAAATAAGTATTTTGGCTGCCGTTTGGCTGCCTACTTGGCCGCGTTTGCCGGCAGCTCGACGACAAAACGCGAGCCGCTCGGATCGTTGGGATGGACCTGTACGCCGCCGCCCATTGCCTCGCAAAGGTGCTTGACGATTGATAGGCCAAGGCCCGTGCCGCCTGCCTCGCGCGCGCGGCCGCCGTCGACGCGGTAAAATCGCTCGAAGATGCGTGCGCGGTGGTGCTCTAAGATGCCCGGTCCGTTGTCGGCGACCTCGATAATGCAGCGCGTTCCGGATTGTCTGGCCTTCACCGCGATGTGGCCGCCGACCTGCGTGTAGCGAATGGCGTTGTCGATGAGGTTCATCAGCACCTGCGTCGTCGCGAGGTGATCGGCGAAGCAGGCGGCGTCGGTGGCGATCTCAACTTGCAGGGTTTGCTGGCGTTCGGCGAGCTTGCCGGCGAGCAACGACTGAACTTCGGCTAGCAAGTCTGGCAGCACGAGCACTTCCGGTTGCAAGTGCAACTTGCCGGCCTCAATGCGCGCCAGATCGAGCAAATCGGAGAGCAGGTTACTAAGGCGCTCGGAATTGCGCAACAGACTGTCGACCAGCTTGCCCGCCATCTCGGGGCGTTCGCTAATGACGTGCGACAAGGTCTCGCTTGTCGCGCGCAGAATGCTGACCGGCGTGCGCAGCTCATGCGACACGTTGGCGACGAAGTCGCGGCGAATCTGTTCGAGGTGCCTGACCTCGGATACGTCCTCGATCACGATGACGCCACCTTCCGACAAGCGCTGGTAGGTAACAAGCAAGCGTTGGCCGGGCGGGGTGGTTAGCTCACAGGTGCTGCCATCGACGGCGCGATCGATGAGCTCATGCAGGGCCGAGATGCGCACTTGCTCGATCAGCAGCGAGCCGCGGCCCATCTCAACGAGGCCGAGCAATTCGCTGGCGCGTCGGTTGCAAAATTCGACCCGGCGCTCGGGGGTGAGCGCGACCACGCCGTGTGCCAGCGACTCGAGAATGCGCATCGCGACATCGCGCTCGCTGCGGGCCGCGTCGCGGCGCTGCTCAGACTTGGCAAGGCGGCGGTCGAGCGTCGAGCGCAGGTCGTACATGCCCGAGTCATCTGAGGTGATCTCAAAGCGGCTCGGGATGGCGGCCGAGTTGCTAGCGCCTTCACTTGGCACGAGCAGCCGGCGTAGCGAGCGCTCGGTGGTGTAGACCGCCAGCCGCGTCAGGCTCCATGCGGCAACCGCCACCACCAACGCGGTGCCCAGCGCGCCCGCGAGCGTTACCGACACCTCGAACGCCACGAAGCCCGCAAGGGCCAGCGCGACCAAGAAGGCGGTGTTCATCGCCACGAGGGCGAGATGGAGACGAACCCTGCGCATGCGCCAACCTAGCGCAAGGCGGCAATTTTTCCTAGGGTGGGTTCATGTTGCTTGGCGTGTATGAGGTGCGCGCGCCGCTAAAGATCGTACCGCTGTGGCTGCTCGCCACCCTCGACGTCCACGAGGTTTACCGGCCGCTTGGCTTTGCCGAGACCGAACCAGGTCGCTTCATGGCGATGCGCCCGAGCCCAACGAGATGGCAAGCAGCGCCGAGCTGAGACCTTGGGCTACAGCCAGCCTACGCGCCAGCCGCGGGTTTCGATTTGTTCTTTCCCTTGCCCATGGCGTTACGCGTGGCCTGATAGCCAGTTGCGTATTTCTCGAGTGGGAGTCGAGCGATGGTGCCTTCCACCACATCCAGCGCCAGGTCCGTCACCGTCTTGAAACGAAGGCAACCCACGCCCATGTCCAGCTTCTTGCCGCTCTTTTTGTACTGGGTGTTGAACCAATCCAACAACGCTGGCTGGCCGTAGAAGCAAATCATGTGCAGCGCCATGTACGATTTCTTTGAGGCCAGACTAATGAGCGGCAGGGGCTGCTTGGGATTTCCCCCGTAGCCAGCGGGGTATTTGGACAGCGGGACGAACCAGCTGATCATGCCGAACTGAATTCCCTCCTTGTATCCTGGCGGAAGGGCGCGGTTAATTCCTCGCCGCACGGATTGCAATGCGTCCCGCCGCTCCGTGGGGAGCGCGGCAAGATACTCCGTGACAGTGGATGCCGACATGACGGCAAATCTACACGATGACCTTGGTCGCAGCAATCGGATGATCGGCCCTGCGTCTCAACCACAGGAACCGATCGAAACCGTCACGGCTTCGACGTGCCTACGCCTCGTCGCGAAAGCGATAGCCGACGCCGCGCAAGGTCTCGATATAGTCGCCTAGCTCGCCGAGCTTTTCGCGTAGACGCTTGACGTGGGTGTCGACCGTGCGCGTGGTGACGTCGGCCTCAATGCCCCACACGTCGGAGAGCAGGGCGTCGCGCGATTGCACGCGGCCGCGCCGGCTGATGAACGTCGAGAGCAAGCGAAACTCGAGCGCGGTGAGAAAAATCTCTTGTTCGTCGATCCATGCGCGGTGCGCCTGCTTATCGACGCGCAAGCGGCCAAACTTAATTTGCTCTGCCTCGCCCTCGCTGTGCTGCACGCGGCGCAGCAGGGCGCGCACGCGCAGCCCTAGCTCGCGCACGCTAAAAGGCTTGACCACGTAGTCGTCGGCACCGATCTCAAAACCCACGACGCGATCGACCTCGCTGCCTCGCGCGGTGCACAAGATCACCGGGATATCGCGGGTACGCGGGTTTTCCTTGAGGCGGCGGCAGACCTCGGTGCCGGGCAGATCGGGCAGCATGAGGTCGAGCAAGATCAAGTTTGGTTGAGGGTCTGCGGCCGCTGCGATCAACGCCTCGGCGCCGGTGGTGACGGCCTTGGTGACGTAACCTTCGCGCTGCAAGTTGATCTCGACGGTGGTCGCCAGATCCACCTCATCTTCGACGATTAGGATTTGGGCCGTCATAGAAAGCTCGCGTAGCGGGTGCGCCGAGGGTTGCGCCGACGTTGAGGTCGCGGGCGGTTGTTGAGCGTTGGCATACCACATATGAGACAGCCTTTCGCACCCATGTGACGGCCGCGTGACGACACCGTGGCCGCCCGGCAACGAGTTGCGGCGAGCGCACAACTCGCGGCGAATAATAGGCTAATTGGCGATCGACATGGCGCCGGTGGGTGCGGCCGCATCGACGGTCCCGGGACGCTTGGCAAAGGCCGCGAGCTGACGGGCATGCGCCTTGAGCGCGGCCCACACCGATGGATAGACGTAATAGGGCACGCCGTATTCGCGGCAGGTCTGCTCGACGACGCCGGTGATGGCGCCATAGCGGACGTGAGAAATCTTGGTGAAGAGGTGATGCTCGATCTGGCGGTTGAGGCCGCCGGTGTACCAATGCACGAACGGGTTGCGGGGCGCGAAATTCGCCGTCGTCTTGCATTGGTGAATCGCCCACTCATCCTGCACGTTGCCGGTGGCGGCGTCGGGGGTTGGGAATGCGACGTGGTCGACGACGTGGGCGAGCTGAAACACGATGGCCATCACCAGGCCGACAAAGCCGAGCACGCCGACGTAGCCGAGCACCACCACCCACCAGGCGTGGAACATCATGGGCAACACCAAGCCGAGCGTAAAAAACAGCGCCTTAAAGGTAAGAAAAATGATCCAATTGCCGGCGCCAAACGCGCCAATCTTGTGCGACTTGATGCGGCCCGATACTAGATTCTTAATGTCGTTGCCGGCCCAAATGAGCGCAAGCAGACAGTACGAAAACCACGCGTAGATGTGCTGAAAGCGATGCCACGGGCGCCACGGCTGATCTGGATGCAGGCGCAGCACGCCGCCGGTTTCGAGATCGTCGTCATGCGCGTCGAGGTTGGTATAGGTGTGGTGCAGCACGCCGTGCTTGATGGTCCACATGGTTTGGTTGCCGCCGACTAGATCGAGGCCGCGGCCGGCCAGGCGGTTGAGCCACTTCTTGTCTGAAAACGCGAAGTGGCCGCCGTCGTGCATGATGCAAAAGCCGACAAGGATGATCGAGTTGGCGAGGACAAAGCCCGATAGCAACGCCTGCCACCATGTGTGGGCCCAAAAAACCAGACCAATATAAGACGTCGCTAGCATCGCCAAGATAACGAGCGCTTTAAAGATGATGCGCGCGCCGCCATGTTGTGGAAGCCCACGTGCCGCTAGCGCGGCCTGCGCGCGATGCTTAAGTTCGGCAAAAAACGGCCCTTTGGGCGCAAAATGAATGTGTTGCACGGTAGGTCCTCTCAGCGCGCGGACTCTAACCTATGGCCACGCATGGGCGCAGGGCTTATTTGAGCAATTGTCGGACATGCTGCGGCGACACATCGCCGCACGCGCATAAACGCCTGAAATCTGGCGCCTTCAAACCTCGAGCGTGGCCTCGACCCAACCGGTGCGAAGGCCACCTGCGCGTATGCGCACCTTGGTTTTGCCCGCAGCGCCTGCCCCGCGCAGCCAGACCGCGACGCGGGTTTGTGTGGCGTTGCCCTCGCTCTGCATATAGGCCGGCAGGTTCGCCGCGCCGTCGAGCCCATGTCCCCAGCCGGCGAGATGTCCGATCAC
The genomic region above belongs to Myxococcales bacterium and contains:
- a CDS encoding DUF1801 domain-containing protein translates to MSASTVTEYLAALPTERRDALQSVRRGINRALPPGYKEGIQFGMISWFVPLSKYPAGYGGNPKQPLPLISLASKKSYMALHMICFYGQPALLDWFNTQYKKSGKKLDMGVGCLRFKTVTDLALDVVEGTIARLPLEKYATGYQATRNAMGKGKNKSKPAAGA
- a CDS encoding response regulator transcription factor, encoding MTAQILIVEDEVDLATTVEINLQREGYVTKAVTTGAEALIAAAADPQPNLILLDLMLPDLPGTEVCRRLKENPRTRDIPVILCTARGSEVDRVVGFEIGADDYVVKPFSVRELGLRVRALLRRVQHSEGEAEQIKFGRLRVDKQAHRAWIDEQEIFLTALEFRLLSTFISRRGRVQSRDALLSDVWGIEADVTTRTVDTHVKRLREKLGELGDYIETLRGVGYRFRDEA
- a CDS encoding acyl-CoA desaturase, whose translation is MQHIHFAPKGPFFAELKHRAQAALAARGLPQHGGARIIFKALVILAMLATSYIGLVFWAHTWWQALLSGFVLANSIILVGFCIMHDGGHFAFSDKKWLNRLAGRGLDLVGGNQTMWTIKHGVLHHTYTNLDAHDDDLETGGVLRLHPDQPWRPWHRFQHIYAWFSYCLLALIWAGNDIKNLVSGRIKSHKIGAFGAGNWIIFLTFKALFFTLGLVLPMMFHAWWVVVLGYVGVLGFVGLVMAIVFQLAHVVDHVAFPTPDAATGNVQDEWAIHQCKTTANFAPRNPFVHWYTGGLNRQIEHHLFTKISHVRYGAITGVVEQTCREYGVPYYVYPSVWAALKAHARQLAAFAKRPGTVDAAAPTGAMSIAN